The Patescibacteria group bacterium sequence CATATCAAAATCAACTGGTGTATAAATTTTCATATAAATTGGTTCGCCTAGGATATCAAAAGTTTGACCTTCCAAACGATCAAAAACTGGAGTCAATCTAGATTCCGGATACCAGCCTCTTATATCACGGCTAAGAGATTGCGAAAAATCCAAATGATATTTCAAATCACGCTTTGTATAAATCCCTTTATTCAATATAAACAAAAGTAAAAGAAGGGAAAAAATCAGCCAAATATAACGAAAAACCTTAACTATTGAATTTTTATCTAAAGTCATATATATATATTTTAGCAGAAACTTTACTATTTACCAAAGTATTTGCTAAAATAAAGTCAAGATTATGCTTAGTTTCAGTAGAATACAAAATATTTTTTCTCAACTTTTATTGGCTCTTGTTATATTGGGCAACGTTTTTTTATTCCACAATACTAAAATAGGCCTTATTTTTGGTCTATTTTATCTATGGCTAAACAGTAAAAAGATAGCCGATATGTATGCCTCCAATATCCACCAAGGCCTAAAAAATGTGATGGGGCTTTTGACTATCTTAGCTTATATATCACTTGTATACACCATGGCCTACCACTTGTGGCAAATAAACATTTATATCTGGCTATTTGTCTTCTTATCTATACCACTAGCTGTTGAGATACTTTCTTACTACCAAAATAGCCGACACTATTTTTTGACCAATACTAATTTTGGTTTTCTCAAAATCAGTCATATCAGAAAAACTATTTTACCTTTAGCTGTAATTGTTTTGGATATAATACTTGTTTCAGCTCTATTTAAAAAAGCCAGTCTGGGCATTATACGATCCCCTTGGGAGCTAGTTGGATTTAGATTTTGGTTGGTGTTTGCCCTTTCAAACTTCAGTTTGGCCGCCAGTATTATTGACCAAAAATCTTATAAAAATATAATACTTATTTGTTGGCATTTTTTCCTTATTTCTAGTATTGGAATTATTTTATATCCCCTAGGCTATGGCTATGACTCTTTTATACATCTAGCTGTTTTAGAAAATATCAACCAGACAGGCACTATAGAACCACGTCTTTTTCTTTATATTGGACAATATGCTTTGACATTTTTCCTTAGCAATATATTGCAAATATCTATTGCTACTGCCAACAAACTGTTGATGCCGGCTCTATTTAGTATTTTTTGGCCAACCAGTCTATATTATGGTTTACGATACGGATTTAACTGGTCATACAAAGCTAGCTACCTAGCAGTTTTATGGAGTCTATTTATTGGCTTCAACTTTGCTATCATGACCACTCCCCAATCTTTGACTTTTTTACTGCTGGCTATTTTTGTTTTCATACTGCCGGAAATAAACAAAAAGACTATTAGTCTCTATTTTACCCTGTTATTAAGTCTCATGGCTCTTACTATCCACCCCTTAGTGGGTATACCAATGCTTTTCTTTACGACTATTTTAGCTATCTGGAAATTAAAAAAACACAAAAAAACAAACCTTATATTAAAAGTCATTGCCTACGGATCATCAATTATGATATTGCCAGTTTTGTTTGCAATATATCAAAAAATAAATCAATTTAGCTGGCAGGAAATAATAAAGATAAACTGGTGGCCAATCATAAATCTACCTCGTATTTTTTGGTTTAAAAGCTATAGCTTTCCCCTTGATATGATCCACAATATTGGAGCCAACCAGTTTTGGATATACTCTCTGATAGTATTATTGGGCGTTTATGCCATATTCAGAGAAAACAAATATATTTTTTTCAAAAGACTCCTGATATTTTCCGGTCTTATATTGGCTAATTATCTACTAGCTTCCATATTTTTGTCTTTTAATCTACAAATTAGCTATCAAAAACATGACTACATCAACAGAATAGTATTTATGCTGGCTATTATGCTTTTACCTATATTTCTAACTGCTGTTTATTTTTGGTGGAGTTCTGTTTTGAAGAAAAACAAACTAAGCCAAAAAACTTTTATTGCTGTCTTAACTACTATGGTGATATCTGTCAGCACTTATTTTAGTTATCCTGTATATGACCAACATGCCAACAGCAAAAGTTTTAATATCACTTCTACTGACCTAAAAACTGTCCAGGCTATAGAAAATGATGCTCAAGGTCAAAACTATATAGTACTAGCCAATCAAATGTTAGGAGCAGCGGCTATATACCAATATGGTTTCCGAAATTACTATAATGAAAATTTTTATTATTCTATGCCGCTTGGTTCAGATAATATTTACCAAAATTTTCTCAATATGATAGAAAATGAGGCTAGCGTAGAAGAAGTGGTTATGGCGATGGATAAAGCCGGTGTGGATAAAGTTTATTTTGTAGTCAACAACTATTGGCACAGCGCCAAACAAGCCATTAAGCAGGCCGAAGAGACTGCTGACAAGAAATTATCTATAGATAATGGAATAAATACTGTGTTTATCTATAATCGCTAAAAAATATAGAAAACAAAAAAAGACTGTCCCACTATGGGAAGCCTTTTTTTGTTTTAAGCTTTAGATGCTTTAAAGTACAGCGTCTTTACAAGCCTTAGCTACACGGAATTTTACTACAGTTTTAGCTGGGATTCTGATAGTTTCGCCAGTAGCCGGATTGCGGCCGTCACGGGCAGCACGGTGTTTTTTTACTAGTTTACCCAAACCTGGGACAGTAAATTCACCACTTGTTTTGACCTCTTTGTAGGCTAACTCTCCTAATGTATCCATTAAACTGGTTACATCTTTTTTGCTTAGTCCAGTCTTTTCTGACAAGACATTAAACAATTGTGACTTGGTTAATTTTGCCATAAGCGTAATATTAACTTATTAATTATTATTTTTCATCAATAAATATAGCACATTTAAAAAAGTTTGTGAATATTTGTCAATAAAAATGGGGGAAAACTTATACACAGTTACAAAAATTTGTCAAATTACTGGGTTTTTTGCTTTTTATTTTTATTTCAAAGAAAGGCCCCGGAGTCAAAAAGACTACGGGGCCATCACCATCATCAATAACAGAGAGAAGTGCCAATTCAGATCAGGTTGGCAATGTTGTAGCTGCACTTGCGTCTGTGCTGACCATCTGTGCATTTGCACTCCTGGCAGATGTCTCGTCTCGTATCTGCTGCCTGACGCTCCTCCTGAGTAACAGTAGTGTCCTCACGCTTGTCGCTCATATTGTACCTTCTTTCGTTGGACATCAGCCTACCTCCTAAATATTTGCCGCATCCACAGATACCGCAGCGATTTTTGCTGCTTCCAGCTCCTCTTGTCTGAGTTTTTTGAGCCTCTCCAGGCAAGAAATTGGCGTGCAAAATTCCTGCCCGCAAAAATTACAACGCCATTTCCCTTTTGGCAGATTTCGATTGCCTTGGCAATCGTCCCCAGCTTCTGCTTCCTTGGACAAATCAGTCATCCTCCTTGATTGTTCTCCGACTAACAGCCGAAGGTAGTGGGAAAGTAGCTGTCAAACAGCTCGTCGTCGCTGGCGTCATAGCCGAAAAAATTGTTGCTCATTGTCAGAACTCCTCTGTTTGATGGTTAGTGACTTGTGGTGGAATGTACACTTCTAAAACACCAAAAAAGCCGCCTTATTGGCGACCTGCATTTTTTGATGTTTAGAAGTTAAATAATTACTACTAGCAAAAAAGCAATCGCCTAAGGCGTCAACAAAATAATGCTAATAATGATAATCAAACTTCTAAACATATATTTATATAAATAATAATATCACCACTAAAAAAGACTGTCAATATTTAGATGCGGCTGGTTTTCCTTTGGAAAACCAGCCGCCAAAGCACTGCTAACCGCGCCAAAATCCCAGGGCAGGAGTATTGAGAATATTCTCGTTGGAAACCCCCAACACTGGATCTCCAGACTCAACATCTAAGCTGGCCTGGCACTCGTGTTCTGCACAAGCATCAATAATGCTCCACCCTTTCTGGTAGCGAACCGTTGCCGGACGACTGACGCCCGATTGATCACAGATTGTACAGACTCCCTCTCCTGACCTAAGAGCCAGCCTCTTAGCCATGTCAACACCTCCGTGATTGTAATGATAGAGCTCATCTTGGAGCTCCCCCAGTTTTATCAGAGATTTCCTCCTATCCTAGTTTAGTAGTCAATAGTATCAAAACCCATCCCCCTTTATCTGCCCGTTAGGCAAACTGGAATTGGAGACAATTTCCTGAGCAACTGTCGGCGCCTCTTTATCCGTATTTTCCAGATACAGACACTGATCATAGCGGCCACGCAGACAGTTTCGACAATAGCAGATTTCCATAAATCCGCCGCTGGGATGTGGGATTTTCTGACGCATGACCACCCTCCTTTGTGCACTAAGTGCGGTTGAATGCTTATGTCAATGAACTCTATCAAAAAAGGCCGCTGTTAGGCGACCTTTATTTTGTATAATTTATAAATTTTGAAATATATGATTACACAAAACTAGGTCGTCTGAGCGTCCAAAATAAATGAAATGCGAATATAGGTGTGATTTAGTTTTGTGAAATTTATTATCATATTGAA is a genomic window containing:
- a CDS encoding HU family DNA-binding protein; translation: MAKLTKSQLFNVLSEKTGLSKKDVTSLMDTLGELAYKEVKTSGEFTVPGLGKLVKKHRAARDGRNPATGETIRIPAKTVVKFRVAKACKDAVL